One segment of Fibrobacterota bacterium DNA contains the following:
- a CDS encoding YihY/virulence factor BrkB family protein, whose protein sequence is MHFNPKTAFTLTKDSAKAWGEDKASRLAAALSYYTIFSIAPLLVLAIAVAGLVFGRDAASNQLFGEIRGLVGDQGAQAIQTMVQSVNQKGGSILATIVGIVTLLIGASGAFGQLQDALNTIWQVQPKPGLGIKGFLRTRFLSFSMVLVIGFLLLVTLVISAVLSALGHYLEGILPIPPALMQLLNFAISFGVTALLFTLIYKVLPDVTVRWRDVWIGGFVTAFLFSIGRYLIGLYLGRGSVSSAYGAAGSLVLILIWIYYSAQILFFGAEFTKVFANRYGSHIQPSPYAEPISEQSRRVQGLPKPASVNPVKANPATVMRMTPDPAAENPALRRAQPQLLVLLGGAIGFFAFRQLSRPGARAALAESLRPGEKRVRISDLVSIASSAAWVINRWRRRGTL, encoded by the coding sequence ATGCATTTCAACCCGAAAACCGCCTTCACCCTGACGAAGGATAGCGCCAAGGCTTGGGGCGAGGACAAGGCCTCGCGCCTGGCCGCGGCTCTTTCCTATTACACCATCTTTTCCATCGCCCCATTGCTGGTCCTGGCGATCGCGGTGGCCGGTTTGGTGTTCGGACGGGATGCGGCCAGCAACCAGCTATTCGGGGAAATCCGGGGACTGGTCGGCGACCAAGGCGCGCAGGCCATCCAGACCATGGTGCAAAGCGTGAACCAAAAGGGCGGAAGCATCCTGGCCACCATCGTCGGGATCGTCACCTTATTGATAGGCGCATCGGGGGCCTTCGGGCAATTGCAGGATGCCCTCAACACCATCTGGCAGGTGCAGCCGAAGCCCGGCCTGGGGATCAAGGGTTTCCTGCGGACCCGCTTCCTCTCCTTCTCGATGGTGCTGGTGATCGGCTTCTTGTTGCTGGTGACCCTGGTGATCAGCGCGGTCCTCTCGGCCCTCGGCCATTACCTGGAAGGCATCCTGCCGATTCCTCCCGCCCTCATGCAACTGCTTAACTTCGCCATCTCCTTCGGGGTCACCGCCCTGCTTTTCACGCTCATCTACAAGGTGCTTCCGGACGTCACCGTACGTTGGCGGGACGTGTGGATCGGCGGATTCGTGACCGCTTTCCTTTTCTCCATCGGCCGCTATCTCATCGGCCTGTACCTGGGGCGCGGCAGCGTGAGCTCCGCCTACGGGGCCGCGGGCTCCCTGGTCCTCATCCTGATCTGGATTTACTACTCGGCGCAAATCCTCTTCTTCGGCGCGGAATTCACCAAGGTTTTCGCCAACCGATACGGTTCCCACATCCAACCCTCGCCCTACGCGGAACCCATCTCCGAACAGTCCCGCCGCGTGCAAGGCTTACCCAAACCCGCGAGCGTCAATCCTGTCAAGGCCAATCCGGCAACCGTCATGCGTATGACCCCCGATCCTGCCGCGGAAAATCCCGCGCTCCGCCGGGCCCAACCGCAGTTGTTGGTTCTGCTGGGAGGCGCGATCGGATTCTTCGCCTTCCGACAACTGAGCCGTCCCGGCGCGCGCGCCGCCTTGGCCGAATCGCTACGTCCCGGAGAAAAGCGGGTGCGCATATCCGATCTGGTATCCATCGCCTCCAGCGCGGCCTGGGTAATCAATCGGTGGCGCAGGCGAGGGACTCTCTAG
- a CDS encoding acyl-CoA thioesterase → MPEPIEKQPASRVAIRFQDCDPFGHLNNAKYLEYFINAREDHLKLAYGFDLFAKGRETGCSWVVARHQIAYLAPANCGEEVLIKTSLRRYTDQGAMVESRMHNAADTRLKTLLWTDYVFVRLDTGRPAKHPADILAFLESVHLSEEGFPAEFSARERALAIKILRDS, encoded by the coding sequence ATGCCGGAGCCCATCGAAAAGCAGCCCGCGAGCCGGGTCGCCATCCGCTTCCAGGATTGCGACCCCTTCGGGCATCTCAACAACGCCAAGTATCTCGAGTACTTCATCAACGCCCGCGAGGATCACCTCAAGCTCGCCTACGGATTCGATCTCTTCGCCAAGGGAAGGGAAACCGGATGCAGTTGGGTGGTCGCCCGGCACCAGATCGCCTATCTCGCCCCGGCCAATTGCGGGGAAGAGGTCTTGATCAAGACGAGCCTGCGGCGATATACCGATCAGGGCGCCATGGTGGAAAGCCGGATGCATAATGCGGCCGACACGCGCCTGAAAACCCTGCTTTGGACCGATTACGTTTTCGTACGGCTGGACACCGGGCGTCCTGCCAAGCATCCCGCGGATATCTTGGCATTCCTGGAGAGCGTTCACCTTTCCGAAGAAGGGTTTCCGGCGGAGTTCTCGGCTCGTGAACGCGCCCTGGCGATCAAAATCCTTAGGGACTCATAG
- a CDS encoding acyl carrier protein — translation MTRTELLPAVARIASSVIGEEDLDIKPETAFASVEGWDSLNHLHIVVGLEKAFGIRFADSTRLQSATTVGDLLDLIASTRGN, via the coding sequence ATGACCCGAACCGAACTGTTGCCCGCCGTGGCCCGAATCGCTTCTTCCGTGATCGGCGAAGAGGATCTGGACATCAAGCCGGAAACCGCTTTTGCTTCGGTGGAAGGCTGGGATTCCCTGAATCATCTCCACATCGTGGTCGGATTGGAAAAGGCTTTCGGGATCCGCTTCGCCGATTCAACGCGTCTGCAAAGCGCCACTACGGTCGGGGATCTGCTCGACCTGATCGCGTCCACCCGCGGAAACTGA
- a CDS encoding MBOAT family protein translates to MDFLSVPFLGLQAILLTLYWFTPDRQWQNRVLLGGTLFFLFSLGRATACLLIASTALEWMIALRLEKAASPRGRQAWLWASVFLNIGALAACKFGRFLPIDFGLWRMPTEWLKMLVPIGLSFWTLQKMSLTLDVYFRRRAAERDLTACLLFAGFFPTVLSGPIEASRNFLPQLEKKRIWDVRRFSEAIWLIAQGAFLKAVIADNLAPVSENLLGPGAHGISVVLGGYAYALQLFGDFAGYSYMARGIARAYGIDITQNFVAPFLTRNLSDFWKHWHASLTAFLNENVFAPVSLRLRGQGTAGIVIAIWATFLASGVWHGTGWLYVAYGGIHALGISFLATTRNWRKKMVSRFGKEGWYATACIMLTFHYVVMSFLVFRSPDLHTALAQLGAVFRGGWSLSGLEIDWATLLLSGLAVFWLQSRVQAARDVFWIFARPVWFRVAFYLLLGFLLTRYFAPPDRFIYFQF, encoded by the coding sequence GTGGACTTCCTCTCCGTTCCCTTCCTTGGGCTGCAGGCCATCCTGCTCACGCTCTACTGGTTCACGCCGGATCGGCAATGGCAAAACCGCGTCTTATTGGGCGGTACCCTGTTTTTCCTCTTTTCCCTGGGCCGCGCCACGGCCTGCCTTCTCATCGCGTCGACCGCGCTGGAATGGATGATCGCCCTGCGCTTGGAGAAGGCGGCTTCGCCCCGGGGCCGCCAAGCCTGGTTATGGGCCAGCGTATTCCTGAACATCGGCGCGCTCGCCGCCTGCAAATTCGGGCGCTTCCTCCCGATCGACTTCGGCCTCTGGCGCATGCCTACCGAGTGGCTCAAGATGCTAGTACCAATCGGGCTTTCCTTTTGGACTCTGCAGAAGATGTCCCTGACCCTGGACGTCTATTTCCGCCGGCGCGCCGCCGAGAGGGATCTGACCGCATGCCTGCTCTTCGCCGGGTTCTTCCCCACCGTGCTTTCCGGGCCCATCGAAGCATCCCGCAATTTCCTCCCGCAGTTGGAGAAGAAGCGGATCTGGGACGTCCGCCGCTTTTCGGAGGCCATCTGGCTGATCGCCCAAGGGGCTTTCTTGAAAGCCGTCATCGCCGACAACCTGGCCCCGGTGTCGGAAAACCTGCTCGGGCCGGGCGCGCACGGGATATCCGTAGTGCTGGGCGGCTACGCCTACGCCCTGCAATTGTTCGGGGACTTCGCGGGATATTCCTACATGGCGCGGGGGATCGCGCGCGCCTACGGCATCGATATCACCCAGAATTTCGTCGCGCCCTTCCTCACGCGTAACCTTTCCGATTTCTGGAAACACTGGCACGCGTCCCTCACCGCCTTCCTCAATGAAAACGTCTTCGCCCCGGTTTCCTTGCGCCTGCGAGGCCAGGGCACCGCGGGAATCGTGATCGCCATCTGGGCCACCTTCCTGGCGAGCGGGGTCTGGCACGGAACCGGTTGGCTCTACGTCGCCTACGGGGGCATCCACGCGCTCGGCATCTCCTTCCTCGCGACGACGCGGAACTGGCGCAAGAAAATGGTCTCGCGATTCGGGAAAGAAGGCTGGTACGCGACGGCATGCATCATGCTTACCTTCCATTACGTAGTCATGAGCTTCCTGGTGTTCCGATCCCCGGATCTGCATACCGCATTGGCCCAATTGGGAGCCGTATTCCGCGGGGGCTGGAGCCTATCCGGCCTGGAAATCGATTGGGCCACCTTGCTGCTTTCCGGCCTCGCCGTTTTCTGGCTGCAAAGCCGCGTACAGGCCGCCCGTGACGTCTTCTGGATCTTCGCGCGCCCGGTCTGGTTCCGCGTCGCCTTCTATCTGCTCCTGGGCTTCCTGCTGACGCGGTACTTCGCGCCGCCCGACCGCTTCATCTACTTCCAATTCTGA